The Rickettsia felis URRWXCal2 genome contains the following window.
AACTTTCCTATAGAAATGAAACCTCCGATGTTATAAAATATTATAGTCATATGTCATTCCCGCGTGGACGCCAAATCGTCATTGCGAGGAGCGAAGCGACGTGGCAATCCAGCAAAAATAATTAAAAAAATTCTGATTTATAGAATTTTTTACTAGATTGCTTCGTCAAAACTTATAGTTTTTCCTCGCAATGACGTAAAATAATTCACAATTACTGGAGGTTTCTATGCCTTATAAAAATAATAACGATTTACCCGATTCAGTTAAAAATCATCTTCCAAGCCATGCTAAGGATATTTATCGCGAAGCTTTTAATCACGCATTTGAACAATATAAGAGACGCGGAAATGACTCTAGAGAGACAGTTGCACATAAAGTAGCATGGTCGGCCGTTGAAAAAAAATACCATAAAAATGATAAAGGACATTGGGTAGAGAAATAAAGCAAAAAATATCTCAAAATAGAAAGTCAATCAAAAACCTTCAAAAAATCTAGGTTCTGTGTACTTTTGATTAATGATTATAATTATGAAATATTTTTAAGCGAAAATTAATAAGATTTTTGAAGGAATAGTTATTCATATTTCAAAAAAATCTTATAATTTGCAGCTAAAAAGAGTCATAATTATGATTATTCTATTAAAAGTACACAGGACCTAAGCTCCTATATTATTGTTTTTTTATTACATTTTAAGTGCAAAGAAGTCTTATAAAATCTAATATTAGGATTTTTCTTGATTTATTATTAAAAACCTATATGCTAGCGATTTTTAATAATTTTGAAATATCTAATGTTACTTTACCAATTCTACAAATTTAATTCAAATAATTGAAAAGAATAATAAAAAAAGACCAATCTAGTGTTATTAACTATATAAATGATCAAAAACTTCTACATTTAGCAATAAGAGCAGGATATAAAAATATAGTGGAATACTTGCTTAAGAAAGGAGCTAATCCTAATATACAAAATAATAATGGCGAAACTACGTTACATTTTGCCGCCATGAATGGTTGCGTAAGAACTATAGAGTGCCTTATAAAAAGTGGGGCAATAATAGATAGTTTTGATAAGTTTGAGAGAACTCCTTTAGAACTTGCAATTAATAGCGGAAATACAGACGCAGTTAAGTTATTTTTACAATATGAAGCTACTATCGGTAATACTCTAAATCAATATCTAAATATACTAGTAAAGAATTAGTAAATTTATTATATGCAGAACATACCTTACAAAAAATAAAAGAGGACATATGTGTATTACAGAAAGTAGGGATAAGCTTTATTCCTACTAATCAAGAAGAAATAAAACATCTCTTAGAGTTTAAAAAAAGTGAATGAAACAAAACTCTAACAACACATAATATATTAGATAAAAATTTTCAAAAATATTTAAATGCTTTATTTCATGTAAAGAAATATCATGACTGTAAAAATGAAAAATTTGAACATAAGTTTTATAATGCTTATATTAATGCTGAAGCAGTTAACCAGCCAGTTTTATCTTTAAAAATATTGTCATTAGCTACAGTTAATAACTTCTTTAATACGGATGATTTAATTAACGATAATATGATAAAAGATGTGCTTACTCAATGCGATATTAATTTATTAGGAAATAATCCGCTTATAGAGGAGCCTACTATATGATTTTATTGTAAACACCAACAATTTATATTATGTTATTAATTGAATCCTTGAAATTCTTTAAGCCTATATGTATATTTAGTTATTAACTGAATTTAAGTTCCTATGAAATTAACAAAATTATTAAGCATCCTTTTCATTATAGGCCTATCTTTAAGTGGCTGTAAAAGCAAAAAAAACAGTGATGATATAGTAGTTCCTATCCCTACTCTTTATAACGAAGGTGTTAGTTTGTTAGAAAAGAAAAAATATAAGAAAGCTGCGGAAGAATTCGGAAGAGTATTTTACCAACATCCGGGTAATGAAATGACCCCACAAGCCGAATTGATGCAAGGCTATTCTTTATTCCTCGCCGCTCAATATGAAGAAGCGGTTGACGTGCTTGATATGTTCATCAACTTGCACCCTGCAAATGTTGACATTGCTTATGCTTATTACCTTAAAGCTCTATCATATTATATGTTGATTTCTGACGTAAATCATGATCAATCTAGAACTTTCTTAGCTAAAGATAGCTTTGAAGACGTAATAGGGAAATTCCCAAATACTAAATATGCTATTGATTCATCTTTAAAAATCGACTTAGTAAACGATCATTTAGCAGGTAAAGAGATGATGGTAGGTCGGTTCTACTTAAAGAAAAAGAACCCGATGGCAGCTATTAATAGATTTGAAGAGGTAATTGATAATTATCAAACTACTTCTCACTCGGTAGAAGCTCTTTACCGTTTAGTCGAAAGCTATATGATGCTTGGGTTAGCTGATGAAGCAAAAAAATATGCCTCGGTGCTAGGTTATAACTATCCTGATAGCCAGTGGTATAGTTACGCATATAAGTTGGTCAAAGGTTATACTCGATGAACTTCAAAAATTGGCGTTGTCGTTCTACAAAATCTGCGGTGCTCACGTATTATTATACGCTCCGCTCCTCGATTTGTGAACTCCTAGCTCTTTTTGAAGTTGATCTTCGTATAACTACTCTTCATTTACTTGAAGTATACAAATAAAGAATAGCATATGTTTCATAGTCTCTTAGTTAAGAACTTCATTCTGATAGACGAGCTGGAAATTGAGTTTAATAAAGGTTTATGCGTTATTACCGGTGAAACGGGAGCCGGTAAATCTATTTTACTTGACGCTATTTTATTTTGCCTTGGTTATAAAACTTCAAACAATATAATAAAGCGTGGAAAAGATTACGCTGTTGTTAATATAATATTCTCTTTAAATGAAGAGATAAAAAACTTTCTAATCCAAAATTTTATTGAGCCTGAAGAGTTATTGCTTGTAAAATGTTTGCAAAAAGCCGAAGGGCGAAAAAATTTTTTTATTAATAATCAAGTAGTTAATAAAGCTATAATGCAGCAATTAGCTACTTATTTATTTGAACTTCATGGACAAAATAATAATATTTCCCTTCTAGAAGCAAATACGCAGCGTGATATTTTAGATAGTTACGGAAATCTTTTGGACTTCCGAGCCGAGCTTTCCAAATGTTATCAGACTTGGCAAAATACTCGGAAAGAAATTGCTGAAATAACACTTAAACAAAATTCTATAGACCAAGAAATCGATTATTTGAGCTTTGCAACGGAAGAATTAACTAAGCTGAATATTCAAATAGGTGAAGAAGAAAAATTAGCAAATATACGAAAAGATTTGCAAAATAAAGATAAGGATTTACAGTTAATAAAAGATGTTCTAGAACAGATTAATAACCCCGAAATAAATACATCGATTAATAGAGCAGAGAAATTATTAGCAAGGCAAGGCGATAATGAGCGTTTTGAAGCTATTGCTACAAGCTTAGAAGAAGCCTATAATAACCTAGAAGAAGCACGCCAAGGATTATCAAATCTGTTAGATAGTTTTAATTATGAGGAATATAATCTTGAAGAAACAGAAGAACGATTATTTTTAATAAAAGCTATTAGCCGCAAATATAATGTTCCTGCTGATGAATTAGGTATATTTTTAGATAAATCTTTAGAGCAACTCGGTATATTAAAAAACAAAATAGCGAATAGTAATGAGTTAAAAGCTCAAGAAATGCTATTACAGAAAAAATATTATGAACTAGCAAGCGATTTATCTGTAAAGCGTCTTATTGCCGCAAAACATCTAGAAGAATCGTTGCATCAGGAGCTAAAACAGCTTAAAATGGCGAAAGCAATTTTTGAGATTGAGATAATCGCCGGAAAAGAGCCGACAGCCAGCGGCAATGACGATATTGTGTTTAAAGCTTCTACTAACCCCGGAATGGCAACCGAAGCAATCAATAAAATCGCTTCCGGCGGTGAATTATCAAGATTCATGCTTGCTTTAAAAACTTCTTTGTTTGATAAAATGGTAAAACCATCTATTATATTTGATGAAATAGATGTTGGGATTGGCGGAGAGGTCGCAGATAAAGTAGGTGAGCGATTAAAAAAACTTAGTAGCGTTACTCAAGTAATAGTTATTACGCACCAGCCGCAAGTAGCAGGTAAAGCAGATTTGCATATAAAAATAGAGAAAACACAGCTAGAGAAAGAAACAAAAGTAACGGTAAAAGCTTTAAATTTAGCTGAGAGACAGGAGGAACTCGCCCGCATGATTTCAGGTAAAACAATCACCGAAGCAAGTTTAAAAGCAGCAAAAGAGTTGTTGCATTTGTAATAATCGTCATTGCGAGGAGCGAAGCGACGCGGCAATCTCATGAAATAGTATAAAACTCCTGAGATTGCTTCGTCGAATTACCACGTAATTCTTCTCGCAATGACGACCTAGGCACGGAATGACAATAGGAAAAAAATATGAACAACAACTACACAAAATTAGAAAACGAATTTGCGACCATTTCGCATTTTAATAATATATTGGGCATATTATACTGGGATATTGCCGTAAATATGCCTATGGGTTCAGGTGAGAGTAGAACAAACGAAATAGTAACTTTAACGTCGCTCGTTCACTCGCTGCTCAAATCTCCTATGCTAAAAGAGTTAGTTAGCAAGGCAAAAGAAGAATCAAAGAGTCTTGACGATTGGCAAAATGCTAATATTAGAGAGATTGAGAGGCAAATAATAGATGCGAATTGTATTGACGAGCAGCTACAAAAGAAACTAGTAGCAGCAACTACCAAAGCTGAACTTGTTTGGCGAGAAGCAAGAAAAAATAATGACTATAATTTATTCAAACCGCATTTACAAAAAGTTTTGGATTATACGAGAGAAGTTGCTAAAGTACGAGCAGATGCTTTTAATTGCGGATTATACGACTCATTAATAGATATGTTTGATCCAAACAGAAAAAGTAGCGAAATCAAGCAAGTTTTTTCAGTGCTTAAAAAAGAACTCCCACAGCTCATAAATAAAGTTTTAGAAAAACAGAAAAGCGAGAAAGAACTAGTAAAGAACGCCGAACTAGCTCCTGAAATGCAAAAGCGTATCGGAAAACGCATTATGGAAATTATGCAGTTTGATCTAACAAAAGGACGATTAGACGAATCTACTCATCCTTTTTGCGGTGGAACACCAAACGATATACGTTTAACTACTAGGTATTATAAAGATAATTTCATAAGAGGTTTAATGGGAATTATTCACGAAACAGGTCATGCTCTATATGAGCAGAATCTACCGGAAATGTATAAAGGACAGCCGGTAGGACATCCTAAAGGTATGGCTTTTCATGAAAGCCAGTCTTTATTTATGGAGATGCAAGTAGGTAGATCAAGAGAATTTACGGAATTTTTAGCTAAATTACTTCGAGACGAATTTGCTTTTAAAAGCGAAGAATATTCAGCAGAAAATTTATATAGAAAGATTACTATTATATAGAAAGATTACTAAAGTTAAACCTGATTTTATAAGAGTGGATGCAGATGAAGTAACTTATCCATTGCATGTAATATTGCGTTTTGAGATAGAGGAGCTACTCATCACCGGTGATTTGAATCTTGATGAGCTACCAAGCTTTTGGGATAATAAGATGCAAGAATATTTAGGCATTAAACCGGTAAGCTTTAGTAATGGCTGTCTTCAAGATATTCACTGGTCACACGGAAATTTCGGTTACTTTCCCGCCTATACAAACGGTGCAATTATCGCATCAATGGTGATGAAAAAAGTAAAAGAGATGTATCCTAATATAAAAGATGATATATTAAAGGGTGATTTTAGTAATCTAAATAATTATCTAAATAAGAATTTTAGAAATCTCGGTTCGTTAAAAAATTCAGCCGATTTATTAAAAAGTGCTAGCGGTGAGGACAAGATAAATCCTGAAGTGTATATAGGGTATTTAGAAGGGAAATATTTATAGGCGAATAACCGATGTCATCCCGTGGCCCCGCCACGGGATCCAGAAAAACAATAAAAAATACTAATAAATTTAGTATTTTAACTGGATCCCGGGAACTTCGTCCCGGGATGACACCAAAAAGGACTGGATTCCCGCCTACGCGGGAATGACATACTTATGTGCAATCAAACAATAATATGGAAGAAGACTTAAAAAAAACAGGTTATTTATTTGGTGGGAACGCCGTTTTTGTTGATGAGCTATATAGGCAATATTTAGCCAATCCCGCCTCGGTTGATCAAACTTGGCAAGAATTTTTTGCCGGCATTAAGGATAATAGTACCGTGCTTAATAAAAGTACTGCAAAGATAATTATTCCTTATGAAATAAAAAAAGAACCGTTAAATAATAATCTATCTTCTGAAGTCTTAAATAACAGACACCTTGCCAAACCAGCTTATAGAGAGGAATTTAAAGGAGACACGGAACGCAGCACCGCAGCGTATATAGACATACGTGAGGATGCGAGTACCGGATCGACGTCTAAATTACCTCTAGAAGCGAAGTTTGGCAAGATGTCTAGTTTAAAAGCTAAAGAAATGATCAATACTTATCGCAAGCATGCTCACTATTTAGCGAATCTTGACCCGCTTGGTCTTGAGCTACGTAAAACAAAAAATGATTTAAAGCTTAATATAGAAACTTTTGGCCTTGATAACAGTCAACTAGAGAAAAATATCAATATTACGGATGAATTTGTTGGTAATTGGAACTGTAAATTATCTGAATTAGTTACCAAACTCGATAAAACTTATACGGGTTCCATCGGGGTTGAATTTGAACAAATAGAAAATGTAGAAGAAAAAAATTGGTTATATAATAAGTTAGAAAGTGAAGTTACATTTTCTTCTGAAGACAAAAAAACTATCTTAAATGATTTAGTAGAAGTAGAAGGGTTTGAGCAGTATTTACATACAAAATTTCCCGGAGCTAAGCGTTTTTCCGTTGAAGGGGGTGATGCTTCTATAGTTGCTATGAGTAAAGCTATAGATTTATCCATGAACCAAGGCGTTGAAGAAATCGTTATCGGTATGGCACATCGAGGGAGATTAAACACTCTGACTAAAGTAGTCGGCAAACCGTATAAAGCTGTCATTGCGGGCTTCATAAGCGGTAGCGTATTTCCTGATGAGCTAAATGTTTCAGGTGATGTGAAATATCATCTAGGCTATTCGTCCGATAGAACTATAGATAACAAGAAAATACATTTATCACTAGCTGATAATCCTTCACATTTAGAAGCGGTAAATCCTATAGTTGCAGGGAAAGTAAGAGCAAAACAGGATATTCTCGGAGATACTAAACGCAGTAAAGTTAAGGCTATTTTAGTGCATGGTGATGCTGCTTTTTGCGGTCAAGGCGTAGTTGCCGAAAGCCTATCAATGTCACCGCTTGCTGCTTATGATATCGGCGGAATATTACATTTCGTCATTAACAACCAGCTAGGCTTTACGGCAAATGCTGCAGATACTAGAGCTAGCAGATATTCTACGGAGTTTGCTAAAATCATAGCTGCTCCGATTTTACACGTTAACGGTGATGATATAGAGGCAGTGTTAAAAGCTACCAATATTGCAGTAGAATATAGGCAAAAATTCGGTAAGGATGTTGTAGTCGAAATTATTTGTTACCGCAAATACGGGCATAATGAGGGCGATGAGCCGATGTATACTCAAGGTAAGATGTATAACATCATTAAAAGCAAACCGACCCCTGGAAATATTTACGCAAATGAGTTAGTAAAAAGCGGTATAATTGATAATAATTATTTTGCTAAGTTAAAAGAAGAATTTAAAGCAAAGCTAGATAAAGAGTTTGAGCAAGCCAAGAATTATAAGCCGGAAGCACATTTCTTAGGTGGTTTATGGCAAGGCATTTCTCGTATTCGTACACAAGCTGCAATAACGGGCGTCGGAAAAAAAACATTACAAGATTTAGGAACTAAACTATGTGAAATACCGAAAGATTTTGCCGTTAATCCAAAACTTGTAAAATTATTTGAAGCTCGAAAAGCTACTCTGACTAGCGATCAGCCTATTGATTGGGCAACTGCTGAGCAGCTAGCTTTTGCAAGCTTGCTTAGCGAAGGCACAAATATAAGGCTAACCGGACAAGACTGCGGACGCGGTACTTTCTCGCATCGTCATTCAGTATTGCACAATCAAATTGACGATACTACCTATATACCTCTAAATAATTTATCTAAGACCCAAGCAAAATACGAGGTAGCCGATAGTAATTTATCTGAATATGCGGTACTTGGTTTTGAATATGGTTATTCACTCGCAAATCCAAAAAATTTAGTTTTATGGGAAGCACAATTCGGTGATTTCGCTAACGGTGCTCAGATTATTTTTGATCAGTTTATTTCAAGCAGCGAAACAAAATGGCTTCGTATGAGCGGACTTGTGGTCCTACTTCCGCACGCATTTGAAGGACAAGGACCGGAGCATAGTTCGGCAAGGCTTGAGAGGTTCTTGCAGCTAGCGGCTGAGGATAATATGTATGTTACATATCCAACTACTCCTGCCTCGATTTTCCACCTGCTACGTCGTCAAATACTTGATGATACCCGCAAACCGCTAATCATAATGTCGCCGAAATCATTATTACGTCATAAATATGCTGTATCTAAACTTGATGAGCTAGGCGAAAATACTACTTTCTTACCGGTTTTAGATGAGGTAAATAAAGTAGACACAAACAATATTACTAAAGTAATTTTATGTAGCGGTAAGGTATATTACGATCTATTTGAAATGCGTGGCAATAACAGTAATATAGCGATTATTAGGCTTGAGCAATTATACCCTTTTGAAAAAAAACTTGTAGCATCACTATTAAAAAAATATAATAGGACGCAGGAATTTATTTGGTGTCAGGAAGAACCAAAGAATATGGGAGCTTGGCGTTATATAGTTTCTCACTTAAACGATGTTTTAAAAGAAGCAGGAATTAATAACGAATTTAAATATGTAGGTAGAGAGGAATCAGCCTCTCCGGCAGTAGGCTCGCTGCAAGCACATAATAAACAGCAAGAGAAGCTATTAAAGGAAGCATTGGGGATGTGATTCTTGAGGTATATTGCCTAAGAAATCGTCATTGCGAGCGACTGATGG
Protein-coding sequences here:
- a CDS encoding Thermostable carboxypeptidase, yielding MLLKAKNIQQKIYIERLLLYRKITKVKPDFIRVDADEVTYPLHVILRFEIEELLITGDLNLDELPSFWDNKMQEYLGIKPVSFSNGCLQDIHWSHGNFGYFPAYTNGAIIASMVMKKVKEMYPNIKDDILKGDFSNLNNYLNKNFRNLGSLKNSADLLKSASGEDKINPEVYIGYLEGKYL
- the sucA gene encoding 2-oxoglutarate dehydrogenase E1 component; this encodes MQSNNNMEEDLKKTGYLFGGNAVFVDELYRQYLANPASVDQTWQEFFAGIKDNSTVLNKSTAKIIIPYEIKKEPLNNNLSSEVLNNRHLAKPAYREEFKGDTERSTAAYIDIREDASTGSTSKLPLEAKFGKMSSLKAKEMINTYRKHAHYLANLDPLGLELRKTKNDLKLNIETFGLDNSQLEKNINITDEFVGNWNCKLSELVTKLDKTYTGSIGVEFEQIENVEEKNWLYNKLESEVTFSSEDKKTILNDLVEVEGFEQYLHTKFPGAKRFSVEGGDASIVAMSKAIDLSMNQGVEEIVIGMAHRGRLNTLTKVVGKPYKAVIAGFISGSVFPDELNVSGDVKYHLGYSSDRTIDNKKIHLSLADNPSHLEAVNPIVAGKVRAKQDILGDTKRSKVKAILVHGDAAFCGQGVVAESLSMSPLAAYDIGGILHFVINNQLGFTANAADTRASRYSTEFAKIIAAPILHVNGDDIEAVLKATNIAVEYRQKFGKDVVVEIICYRKYGHNEGDEPMYTQGKMYNIIKSKPTPGNIYANELVKSGIIDNNYFAKLKEEFKAKLDKEFEQAKNYKPEAHFLGGLWQGISRIRTQAAITGVGKKTLQDLGTKLCEIPKDFAVNPKLVKLFEARKATLTSDQPIDWATAEQLAFASLLSEGTNIRLTGQDCGRGTFSHRHSVLHNQIDDTTYIPLNNLSKTQAKYEVADSNLSEYAVLGFEYGYSLANPKNLVLWEAQFGDFANGAQIIFDQFISSSETKWLRMSGLVVLLPHAFEGQGPEHSSARLERFLQLAAEDNMYVTYPTTPASIFHLLRRQILDDTRKPLIIMSPKSLLRHKYAVSKLDELGENTTFLPVLDEVNKVDTNNITKVILCSGKVYYDLFEMRGNNSNIAIIRLEQLYPFEKKLVASLLKKYNRTQEFIWCQEEPKNMGAWRYIVSHLNDVLKEAGINNEFKYVGREESASPAVGSLQAHNKQQEKLLKEALGM
- a CDS encoding Thermostable carboxypeptidase; the protein is MNNNYTKLENEFATISHFNNILGILYWDIAVNMPMGSGESRTNEIVTLTSLVHSLLKSPMLKELVSKAKEESKSLDDWQNANIREIERQIIDANCIDEQLQKKLVAATTKAELVWREARKNNDYNLFKPHLQKVLDYTREVAKVRADAFNCGLYDSLIDMFDPNRKSSEIKQVFSVLKKELPQLINKVLEKQKSEKELVKNAELAPEMQKRIGKRIMEIMQFDLTKGRLDESTHPFCGGTPNDIRLTTRYYKDNFIRGLMGIIHETGHALYEQNLPEMYKGQPVGHPKGMAFHESQSLFMEMQVGRSREFTEFLAKLLRDEFAFKSEEYSAENLYRKITII
- the chaB gene encoding Cation transport regulator ChaB, which gives rise to MPYKNNNDLPDSVKNHLPSHAKDIYREAFNHAFEQYKRRGNDSRETVAHKVAWSAVEKKYHKNDKGHWVEK
- the recN gene encoding DNA repair protein RecN encodes the protein MFHSLLVKNFILIDELEIEFNKGLCVITGETGAGKSILLDAILFCLGYKTSNNIIKRGKDYAVVNIIFSLNEEIKNFLIQNFIEPEELLLVKCLQKAEGRKNFFINNQVVNKAIMQQLATYLFELHGQNNNISLLEANTQRDILDSYGNLLDFRAELSKCYQTWQNTRKEIAEITLKQNSIDQEIDYLSFATEELTKLNIQIGEEEKLANIRKDLQNKDKDLQLIKDVLEQINNPEINTSINRAEKLLARQGDNERFEAIATSLEEAYNNLEEARQGLSNLLDSFNYEEYNLEETEERLFLIKAISRKYNVPADELGIFLDKSLEQLGILKNKIANSNELKAQEMLLQKKYYELASDLSVKRLIAAKHLEESLHQELKQLKMAKAIFEIEIIAGKEPTASGNDDIVFKASTNPGMATEAINKIASGGELSRFMLALKTSLFDKMVKPSIIFDEIDVGIGGEVADKVGERLKKLSSVTQVIVITHQPQVAGKADLHIKIEKTQLEKETKVTVKALNLAERQEELARMISGKTITEASLKAAKELLHL
- a CDS encoding Ankyrin repeat, with amino-acid sequence MKRIIKKDQSSVINYINDQKLLHLAIRAGYKNIVEYLLKKGANPNIQNNNGETTLHFAAMNGCVRTIECLIKSGAIIDSFDKFERTPLELAINSGNTDAVKLFLQYEATIGNTLNQYLNILVKN